One segment of Acropora muricata isolate sample 2 chromosome 8, ASM3666990v1, whole genome shotgun sequence DNA contains the following:
- the LOC136925624 gene encoding iron-sulfur clusters transporter ABCB7, mitochondrial-like has translation MASFWRTSCGFLQLHSATKLTNSRLLFRSGLNFGSYHLNRVPFVQRTCVHHLKHNTVVRTKVLQSIQSKFASCKQGLPFVSNRHHYGGSDINSKSLAGLSSVNGWTILRRMLRHVWPKDRPDLKRRVVAAVVLLVAAKLMNVQVPFLFKYAIDYLNNLDAAALVQASGGTVITVLTALLLGYGAARTSASLFNELRNAVFAKVAQGSIRSIARRTFLHLHNLDMKFHVTRQTGALSRAIDRGTRGINFILSALVFNIFPTIFEVLLVSGILTYRCGKEFAFVTLGCIVTYTAFTLLVTQWRTKFRVQMNKADNDAGSKAIDSLINYETVKYFNNEEYEAKRYDKLLADYESASLKTTTSLAFLSWGQNLIFSASLSAIMVLASQQILKGTMTVGDLVMVNGLLFQLSVPLNFLGSVYRDIRQSLVDMQTLFDLHKVSSRIKVKPGAFPLVLSPGDDKAHVIFDNVVFNYIPGQNILNGLTFSVPAGKRVAIVGGSGSGKSTIVRLLYRFYDPVDGRILVAGHDIQDLTMDSLRKAVGVVPQDTVLFHDDVFYNINYGRIDASRDEVFEAAKMAEIHEAVLRMPKGYSTQVGERGLKLSGGEKQRIAIARAILKNPPILMYDEATSSLDSITEMNILNSLRRVTKDRTSIFIAHRLSTVVDADEILVLEEGRVRERGSHYSLITDRNSLYAHLWHKQHEAYKVESHDRADVSDGSSASGM, from the exons atggcGTCCTTTTGGAGGACCTCTTGTGGGTTTCTCCAGCTACATTCAGCGACGAAATTGACTAATTCACGCCTTTTGTTCAGATCAGGTTTGAATTTTGGGTCATACCATCTAAACAGAGTTCCATTTGTTCAG aGGACCTGTGTGCATCATTTGAAGCATAACACAGTGGTTAGAACTAAAGTATTACAATCAATTCAGAGTAAATTTGCTTCTTGTAAg CAAGGGCTACCATTTGTTTCAAACCGACATCATTATGGTGGCAGTGATATAAATAGTAAAAGCCTTGCAGGTTTATCGTCTGTGAATGGCTGGACAATACTCAGAAGGATGTTAAGGCATGTCTGGCCGAAAGATAGACCTGATCTTAAGAGAAGAGTGGTGGCTGCTGTTGTTCTGCTTGTTGCTGCTAAG CTGATGAATGTTCAAGTTCCATTTCTGTTCAAGTACGCCATTGATTACCTAAATAATTTAGATGCTGCTGCCCTTGTCCAAGCATCGGGTGGAACTGTCATCACTGTTTTGACTGCACTTCTTTTAGGCT ATGGAGCAGCTCGCACAAGTGCCTCACTTTTTAACGAACTGAGGAATGCAGTTTTTGCAAAGGTGGCCCAGGGGTCAATTCGTAGCATTGCACGGAGGACATTTCTTCATCTCCATAATCTGGACATGAAATTTCATGTCACAAGACAAACAGGAGCATTGTCCAGAGCCATTGACAGGGGAACAAG AGGCATCAATTTCATTTTGAGTGCACTTGTGTTCAATATCTTCCCAACAATCTTTGAAGTTCTGCTTGTTTCTGGTATATTG ACCTACCGTTGTGGAAAAGAGTTTGCATTTGTCACACTGGGATGCATAGTTACCTACACGGCCTTCACTCTGCTAGTAACTCAGTGGAG GACCAAGTTTCGTGTACAGATGAACAAAGCTGATAATGACGCGGGCTCTAAAGCAATTGACTCTCTCATAAACTATGAAACAGTgaag tATTTCAACAATGAGGAATACGAAGCTAAGAGATATGACAAGCTTCTTGCAGATTATGAAAGTGCGTCGCTCAAAACCACCACAAGTTTGGCTTTTTTGAGCTGGGGTCAGAATTTGATCTTTAGTGCGTCACTCAGTGCTATCATGGTACTAGCCAGTCAACAGATTTTGAAAG GTACAATGACAGTAGGAGATTTGGTTATGGTGAATGGTTTGTTATTCCAGCTGTCTGTACCGTTGAATTTCCTTGGATCTGTGTACCGGGACATCAGACAATCACTGGTCGATATGCAAACTCTGTTCGATCTTCACAAAGTTTCTTCACGCATAAAG GTGAAACCTGGAGCCTTTCCTCTTGTTCTTAGCCCTGGCGACGATAAAGCACACGTTATTTTTGATAATGTTGTGTTTAACTACATACCCGGACAGAATATTCTGAATGGCCTGACTTTTAGCGTCCCTGCAGGAAAGAGGGTCGCCATTGTTGGAGGCAGTGGATCGGG AAAATCCACCATTGTACGCTTGCTGTATCGCTTTTACGATCCTGTTGATGGGCGAATTCTTGTGGCAGGACATGATATTCAAGATCTCACTATGGACTCTTTGAGGAAAGCGGTAGGAGTGGTTCCCCAG GACACGGTCCTTTTTCACGATGATGTGTTCTACAACATAAACTACGGTCGCATTGATGCGTCACGCGACGAGGTTTTCGAAGCAGCCAAGATGGCAGAAATTCATGAAGCTGTTCTTCGCATGCCCAAAGGTTACAGTACTCAAGTCGGAGAGCGAGGTTTGAAGCTCTCAGGTGGGGAGAAGCAGAGGATAGCTATTGCGagggccattttgaaaaacccGCCAATATTGATGTATGATGAGGCTACTTCGTCGCTGGATTCTATTACAGAAATG AATATTCTCAACAGTCTCAGACGTGTTACGAAAGACAGAACTTCCATTTTCATCGCGCATCGTTTATCTACAGTCGTTGACGCCGATGAAATTCTGGTGCTGGAAGAAGGGCGCGTGCGTGAAAGAGGCTCACATTACTCGCTTATTACGGACAGAAACAGTTTATACGCCCATTTGTGGCATAAACAACACGAGGCTTACAAGGTGGAGTCACATGACAGAGCTGATGTTAGTGATGGTTCGTCAGCCTCCGGAATGTAA
- the LOC136925312 gene encoding dehydrodolichyl diphosphate synthase complex subunit nus1-like, with amino-acid sequence MWVFKIFLGIIYLILYLKSVTVFLFHGARRFYFSVVSQPYSHEQIREDSKDLTKLPRHISFVVLESHVSFADIAQLVVWSMAVGIPYISVYDREGVLKRKTAALSSEIIQKQKDNYEEESSKYTFVLRTRDVTFDNESLGPTQTCVTLLSELDGKGDIVEACREFCIGIQTKRRAIKEMEPEFFNNFLKATRGIPDPDLAIKFGDVQMIMGFLPWQSRLTEFVPLRTHVDIHYSTFIHSLQRFGKCQQRFGK; translated from the exons ATGTGGGTCTTTAAAATTTTCCTTGGTATTATTTATTTGATACTGTACCTCAAATCGGtgacagtttttctttttcacggGGCTAGACGTTTTTATTTTTCCGTTGTATCACAACCGTACTCACATGAACAAATTAGAGAAGATTCGAAAGACCTCACGAAACTTCCTCGGCATATCAGCTTTGTTGTTTTGGAGTCTCACGTCAGTTTTGCCGACATTGCTCAACTTGTTGTCTGGTCAATGGCAGTGGGGATTCCGTACATAAGTGTCTATGACAGAGAAG GTgtgctgaaaagaaaaactgctgCTCTTTCTAGTGAAATCATACAGAAACAAAAGGACAATTATGAAGAGGAATCTAGCAAATACACCTTTGTTTTGAGGACTAGGGATGTAACATTCGATAATGAATCGTTAG GGCCAACTCAAACATGTGTTACCCTGCTATCAGAGCTTGATGGTAAAGGAGACATTGTAGAGGCCTGCAGAGAATTTTGCATAGGAATCCAAACAAAAAGAAGAGCAATCAAAGAAATGGAACCAGAATTTTTTAACAACTTTCTTAAAG CAACCCGTGGAATACCTGATCCAGACCTTGCAATCAAGTTTGGTGATGTTCAGATGATCATGGGATTTCTACCATGGCAGAGTAGACTAACAGAGTTTGT ACCATTGAGAACACATGTGGACATCCACTACAGCACTTTTATCCACTCTCTACAAAGATTTGGCAAGTGTCAACAAAGATTTGGGAAGTGA
- the LOC136925311 gene encoding ubiquinone biosynthesis O-methyltransferase-like — MLLGRLKFGVFSTKMVHVTRNVLFIRYFCASATNTVDEEEVEKLSRPTSDWWDPNGEFTALHSMNKLRVCFVKRALEHLQSPNVTLSKPLNGFRILDVGCGGGILSEPLARLGAEVTGVDASVRNIHAALKHASHDPLVAGRVTYKCVTVEELAEKEPEAYDCVIASEVIEHVTNKDTFVSASSQLTKPGGSLVLTTINRTALSYAAAIVGAEYILRLVKPGTHDWNKFVTVEELSDLMSENGSEVVEVKGMSYLPVFNKWCWIADTSVNYALRAIKPERTIISNATPEMQTRETDTG, encoded by the exons ATGTTACTTGGACGATTgaaatttggtgttttttcaacaaaaatggTGCATGTTACAAGAAATGTCCTTTTCATAAGATATTTCTGTGCTTCAGCCACG AATACAGTTGATGAGGAGGAAGTGGAGAAACTCAGTCGTCCAACAAGTGATTGGTGGGATCCTAATGGTGAGTTTACTGCTCTCCATTCTATGAATAAACTTAGAGTTTGCTTTGTGAAAAGAGCTCTTGAACATCTTCAGTCTCCCAATGTCACTCTTTCAAAACCTCTCAATGGGTTCAGAATATTGGATGTTGGATGCGGTGGTGGAATACTTTCAGAG CCACTTGCAAGGCTTGGTGCTGAGGTGACAGGTGTTGATGCCTCTGTTCGTAATATACACGCTGCCTTAAAACATGCATCCCATGATCCATTAGTGGCAGGAAGAGTAACATACAAATGTGTCACAGTAGAGGAGCTTGCCGAAAAAGAACCTGAAGCTTATGACTGCGTAATTGCTTCAGAAGTCATTGAACATGTAACAAATAAGGATACTTTCGTTTCTGCCAGCTCACAGTTGACGAAG CCAGGAGGTTCCTTGGTGCTTACCACAATCAATCGAACAGCTTTATCATATGCTGCAGCCATTGTTGGTGCAGAATACATTCTTAGACTTGTAAAGCCTGGTACTCATGACTGGAACAAGTTTGTTACAGTTGAGGAACTCTCAGACCTCATGTCTGAAA ATGGTTCAGAAGTTGTTGAAGTGAAAGGGATGTCTTATTTGCCAGTTTTCAACAAGTGGTGCTGGATTGCAGACACAAGTGTGAACTATGCCCTACGGGCGATAAAACCTGAAAGGacaataatttcaaatgcaacaCCAGAGATGCAAACAAGAGAAACTGACACAGGATAG